DNA from Candidatus Methylomirabilis tolerans:
TGTGATCGTCACCCCTGATGACGTGCGTCATTCCCATCAGCACGTCATCGACCACAACAGCGAAATTATACGTCGGCATCCCATCGGAGCGAAGGAGGATGAAGTCGTCCAGGTCGGCACGGTCAAAGCGGATAGGGCCGTGAACGAGGTCGGCGATCTCGATGCCCCCCTCCTCTCGGACCAGCAGGCGGACGGCGGCGCCTCTTCCACCCACTCCCGCCAGATCGTTCCCCCGCTCACGACAGCGGCCGTCGTACTTCGGAGAGATCCCGGCAGCGAGCGCTGCCTTACGCCTGGCCTCCAGTTCTTCCGGCGCACAGATACAGTAATAGGCCTTCCCTTCGTCGAGGAGTTTCCGGGCGTGCTCCTGGTACAGCTTCAGGCGCTCGGCCTGCCGATATGGCCCTACCGATCCGCCCACCTCCGGACCCTCATCCCAGTCCAGACCCAGCCAGCGAAGCGCATCAAGGATCGTCGTCGTCGATTCATCCGTAGACCGTTCGGGGTCGGTGTCTTCAATCCGAAGGACGAGGACTCCATTTACATGGCGGGCGAACAACCAGTTATACAGGGCGGTCCTGGCCCCACCGACGTGCAGATACCCCGTTGGGCTTGGCGCGAATCTGACCCTGACCTTGGACACGACGTCTCCCTTATTTCTTTGCCGGCGGCCCGGCTTCCGCCTCATCGATCAGCATGACCGGGATGCCGTCCCGAACAGGATAGCGCCGCCCGCAGGCAGTGCAAATAATTCTGGCGGCCGGCTCGTCCAGCACCACTTCGGCCTTGCAGGCGGGGCAGGCTAAGATCTCCAGAAGCTCTTTATCGATCATCTGCATTCCTTCCTCAGAAAATGTCTATCTGGGCTATCTCGTCCGTTCGGCCTGTTTCGTGTTTTAGTATAGACCAAATGGACCAGATAGATCAAACAGACCTGATAGACCAGCAACTCAGAACGGCTCCTTACGCATGACGATCGCATCTTCCAGAGGGTGATCGTAGTAGTTGCGGCGGCGACTGATCGGTCGAAAGCCGTAACCCTTGTACAGCGCAGCAGCCGCCTCATTCGACGCTCTCACTTCCAGGTAACCTACTGTGACACCCTTGGCATGGGCTCGGCCAAGCATCTCTTCCAGCAGTTGAGAGGCAACTCCGCGCCCTCGATAGCGCGGATGCACCGCAATATTATTAATATGAAGCTCACCGCTGACGATCCATGCGCACAGGAAGCCCACGATCCGCTCTCCGGCACCTTCATCCACCCTTGCCACGAGCGGTTCGGCGATCTCCTCGGAGGTAAAGTCGTGCAGGAACATCTCCTCGGTCCACGGTTCGGCGAACGAGAGGCTCTCGATCACCAATACCTCCGGCAGGTCTTCCCTGCGCATGGAATGGCATGTCACTGCGAGT
Protein-coding regions in this window:
- the rimI gene encoding ribosomal protein S18-alanine N-acetyltransferase — encoded protein: MTMSKTRLAVTCHSMRREDLPEVLVIESLSFAEPWTEEMFLHDFTSEEIAEPLVARVDEGAGERIVGFLCAWIVSGELHINNIAVHPRYRGRGVASQLLEEMLGRAHAKGVTVGYLEVRASNEAAAALYKGYGFRPISRRRNYYDHPLEDAIVMRKEPF
- a CDS encoding Trm112 family protein; translated protein: MIDKELLEILACPACKAEVVLDEPAARIICTACGRRYPVRDGIPVMLIDEAEAGPPAKK